The genomic window CTACAAAAAAAGCGACCTTGTGGGCAAGCACATTAGTTGGTTGAAAAACCGCACCATAGCCGAAGATGAGGATAGCAAGCTGTTATGGCGAAAGCTCAAAGGAGGAATAGCTGAATATGGTGAGTATTGCTTCTATGACCACGAAGGCAAAGAATGCTGGTTTGAGGGGAGCTTCAACCCAGTGCTTGACCCCAATGGTAGCACCATTAAAGTAGTGTTTTTCGGCACCGATATTACCGGGCGCAAAGAAGCCGAGCGGCAAATGCAAGAAGCAAAACGCCGTGCCTACATTCAGCATGAAAACCTCTTGGCGCTTATCAACAACACCGAAGACCGTATCTTCTCCATCGATAAAAACTTTTTTGTAACCATCATCAATGAAAACGCCCGCCGCATGTTCCGCCAAATTGGGCGTGATGTGCGCGAAGGCACCAATATATTGGATACTTTACCTCGAGATAGGTATGAACTGTTGAAAGAACCCTACCAAAAAGCTTTGGAGGGGGAAACCATACGCGCAGAGGAGAGTTACATAGGCGCCGATGGGCGAGAAATTTATCTGTTGGTGAGTTATACACCCATACGCGATGACGAAGACAAAACCATAGGAGTAACTGTTTTTGCCAAAGACATCACAGACCTGAAGCATCAAGAGGAGGAGCTACTGCAAGCCAAACGCAAGATGGAGGAAAGAGAACAAGAGGTAGAAGCCATTCTTAACTCGCTTGATTTCTACATATTCACTTTCGACACACGCATGAATCTTACTTTCTTTAACAAAGCCATCGCCGATGAAGTGCTAAAACGCCGCAATATCCACATTCGTGCCGGTGAATCTGCCGTAAAGAAAATCCATGATTTCGAAGAAGCCGACTATTGGCAGTCGCTTTATGAAAGAGGTTTAAAAGGAGAAGTCATAGTAACTAAACGCGAAATAGAAAAAGGCGGTAAAAAAGTGGTGCAAGAAATTCGTATAGAGCCACTGCGCAACCGATTCGGCAAAGTGTACCGCTGTGTGGTCATCATTCAGGAACATTAAGATTATATGAAGAAAGAGCTGAAAATTTTATTTGATGCCACCCTCTATGAGGACTGGAGCGACCTGCCGGAAGACTACCAGCGCCTCATGTCAGAAGCACGCAACGCTACTTATGAAGCCTATGCACCTTATTCGCATTTTCACGTAGGAGCTGCCATTCTGCTTGCCGACGGCAGCATACTCAGCGCCAACAACCAAGAGAACAGTTCTTACCCTTGTGGAGCGTGTGCAGAGCAGAGTTTGCTGTATTATTATGGGGCATC from Thermonema lapsum includes these protein-coding regions:
- a CDS encoding cytidine deaminase: MKKELKILFDATLYEDWSDLPEDYQRLMSEARNATYEAYAPYSHFHVGAAILLADGSILSANNQENSSYPCGACAEQSLLYYYGASARRSPIVAMAITARRAEKKDFLKIAPCGKCRQVMLETYHRQKQAYTILLEYGGGQFLSLPSIEVLLPCDFNPDILQEIKP